From the genome of Eucalyptus grandis isolate ANBG69807.140 chromosome 2, ASM1654582v1, whole genome shotgun sequence, one region includes:
- the LOC104434943 gene encoding disease resistance protein RPV1-like — translation MVGAGILVFRDSESLHVGEEIGAELLQAIENSKIYIPIFSANYASSCWCLRELAYMVKCTLKSNGHKEILPIFLDVEPADVKLKTNLYKQTLSKRQKTMCNEAKSWQKTLIVVGKIKGWNLKKDDSQVDLIQSVIEAVLVKLNVKYKNVTKHLVGVNDRVEAIIKMLDMESNDVKFLAIHGIGGVGKTTVTKVVFNRLSSRFQGCNFLSDVRESSERQGFIHLQKQLLSKFLDRRYVDQISEVDHGINMIKRVLHNKKVLIVLDDVDEIKQLKNLAEKGNWFGSSSRIIITTRYKSVLMIDGEATSEGPIKCANVLTYEVQEMEFHHALELFSRHAFGERLSTR, via the exons ATGGTTGGTGCTGGGATCCTTGTCTTTAGGGATAGCGAATCCCTCCATGTCGGCGAAGAAATTGGTGCTGAACTTCTACAAGCAATTGAGAACTCCAAGATTTACATTCCCATATTCTCCGCAAATTATGCTTCAAGTTGCTGGTGCCTCCGAGAGCTTGCGTACATGGTCAAGTGCACCTTGAAATCAAATGGGCACAAGGAGATTCTACCTATTTTCTTGGATGTGGAACCCGCTGATGTCAAGCTGAAAACAAACTTGTATAAACAAACTCTTTCAAAGCGCCAGAAGACGATGTGCAATGAAGCAAAGTCATGGCAAAAGACTCTCATTGTAGTGGGCAAGATAAAAGGATGGAACTTGAAGAAAGATGACAG CCAAGTAGATTTGATCCAATCGGTAATTGAAGCTGTTTTGGTTAAGCTAAAtgtcaaatataaaaatgtgaCCAAGCACCTAGTTGGAGTTAATGATCGTGTAGAAGCTATAATCAAGATGTTGGACATGGAATCTAATGATGTGAAATTTCTTGCGATCCATGGAATTGGAGGTGTTGGCAAAACAACAGTAACCAAAGTCGTCTTCAACCGATTGTCTTCTCGGTTCCAAGGCTGCAATTTCCTTTCGGATGTTCGAGAGTCATCAGAACGACAAGGCTTTATACATTTGCAAAAACAATTGTTATCCAAGTTCCTTGATCGTCGTTATGTTGACCAAATTAGTGAAGTGGATCATGGAATCAACATGATTAAGAGGGTGcttcataataaaaaagttcTCATTGTTCTTGACGACGTGGATGAAATCAAGCAGCTGAAAAATTTggcagaaaaaggaaattggtTCGGTTCTAGTAGTCGGATTATCATTACTACTAGATACAAAAGTGTCCTAATGATTGATGGAGAAGCGACAAGTGAAGGTCCTATAAAGTGTGCAAATGTTTTGACTTATGAAGTACAGGAAATGGAATTTCACCATGCTCTTGAGCTTTTCAGTCGGCATGCCTTCGGGGAGAGACTCTCCACCCGATGA
- the LOC120290620 gene encoding disease resistance protein RPV1-like — translation MFLVGDFNNLLSNLRWLSWRWCPFEFVATNFHLVNLIVLDLSHSYVSEKWIGWNQIRVASKLKVLDLSNCNNLMRMPDLSMLVSLERLILESCHNLIEIDPSIGKLKLLTTLNLNGCHALEGLPYEIGCLDALKEILMPRLSYAFKLPETIGNLKSLLTLDVSHSWIRMLPDSIGGLVKLRQLNLFKCLKIKELPDSVGQLQSLVELDLSSTSLGHLPDSIGNLKQLTVLRMNDIIGITKLPRAIGLMEKLEELEASRCHHLTGEIPEEIGRLSRLRILDLSFTCISGLPTTMWCLSNLQSLNLESCSKLNGLPELPPSLSCLRWAFDALKFCGNRTYKLEWDSAYHSSILFLYEVEELAFGKTRHYLPKLSSSSLREFEVGNLSSSPFCGRKQIECM, via the exons ATGTTCCTTGTTGGAGACTTCAATAATCTTCTCTCCAAtttaagatggctttcttggcgaTGGTGCCCTTTTGAGTTTGTGGCAACAAACTttcatttggtcaatttaatcgTTCTTGACCTTTCACACAGCTATGTATCAGAGAAATGGATTGGCTGGAACCAAATTAGA gTGGCAAGTAAACTAAAAGTACTAGATCTCAGCAATTGCAACAACTTAATGAGAATGCCCGATTTATCTATGTTGGTGTCCTTGGAGAGATTGATTCTTGAAAGTTGTCACAATTTAATTGAGATTGACCCTTCCATTGGAAAATTAAAGCTCCTCACTACTTTAAACTTGAATGGATGTCACGCTCTTGAAGGGTTGCCTTATGAAATAGGATGTCTAGATGCTTTGAAGGAGATTCTCATGCCTCGTTTGTCGTATGCATTCAAACTTCCAGAGACGATTGGTAATTTGAAGTCATTGTTGACCCTTGATGTATCACATAGCTGGATCCGCATGCTGCCAGACTCGATTGGAGGGCTGGTGAAACTTAGGCAGttgaatttatttaagtgtttaAAGATAAAGGAACTTCCAGACTCGGTTGGGCAATTACAATCATTAGTCGAGTTGGATTTGTCATCAACAAGTTTGGGACACCTACCTGATTCAATCGGCAATCTAAAGCAATTGACAGTACTTAGGATGAATGACATAATTGGGATAACAAAATTACCAAGAGCAATTGGGCTGatggagaagcttgaagagttAGAAGCTAGTAGATGTCACCACTTGACCGGCGAAATCCCTGAAGAAATTGGGAGGTTGTCTCGTTTAAGGATCTTAGACTTGTCGTTCACATGTATATCCGGATTACCCACCACTATGTGGTGCCTCTCTAATCTCCAATCACTTAATCTGGAATCATGTTCTAAGCTTAATGGGTTGCCGGAGCTTCCCCCAAGTTTGAGTTGTCTAAGGTGGGCCTTTGATGCTCTCAAGTTCTGCGGAAATAGGACATATAAGCTGGAATGGGACTCTGCTTATCACTCTAGCATCTTATTCCTATATGAGGTGGAAGAACTAGCATTTGGCAAAACCCGGCATTATTTGCCTAAGCTCTCGTCTTCTAGTTTAAGAGAGTTCGAAGTTGGAAATCT GTCGAGCTCTCCATTTTGTGGGAGAAAGCAAATAGAATGCATGTGA